The Planctomicrobium piriforme genome includes a window with the following:
- a CDS encoding TIGR03067 domain-containing protein has protein sequence MNRLVYSLPVALLAIAAVWFWTKPDSPDDTDRLQGTWKVVGYISNGEQRAAVDEYIWVFNGNKLYRKHAKILTGTISEVELDPNTTPKHFNTQIRIRNVPPDQNWNRACYRFSGDKLEIAETRNLNRRPESFETVNSEEETRIRILERISTENAIPAEMLAEFEIDPPLHSTNSEAEEVLLKLTTALIKRKALDVIAPMVTDGMAEELLNVTYQTPVPEANIDEQTKYLAARDAVIGERFYYADGSALVIQKDTIDSDNTVLVLLEGRKEIDFFWVRRQQDGQWKVDVTNLINEHNAPGMKLFGGIRLGMSAARVEELIADYRRAENLRNFASQGWLDGNLVFTWNDRKHIFRFKNDELITYIQDPLNSNFPLVPVK, from the coding sequence ATGAACAGACTCGTCTATTCTCTTCCAGTGGCTCTATTAGCAATTGCGGCGGTCTGGTTTTGGACAAAACCCGACAGTCCGGACGACACTGATCGTCTTCAAGGAACCTGGAAAGTCGTCGGCTATATCAGCAATGGAGAGCAGCGTGCGGCAGTCGATGAATACATCTGGGTATTCAACGGAAACAAGCTTTATCGCAAGCATGCAAAGATTCTAACCGGAACTATTTCTGAGGTCGAGCTTGATCCTAACACTACTCCAAAGCACTTCAATACGCAAATTCGAATAAGGAATGTGCCACCAGATCAGAACTGGAATAGAGCTTGCTACAGATTTTCTGGAGACAAATTGGAGATTGCAGAAACAAGAAATCTAAACCGTCGTCCAGAATCATTCGAAACGGTCAATAGTGAAGAAGAAACTCGGATCCGAATTCTCGAACGCATCAGTACTGAAAACGCCATCCCTGCCGAGATGCTGGCCGAATTTGAAATCGACCCGCCTCTGCATTCCACAAACAGCGAAGCCGAAGAAGTTCTTTTAAAGCTGACGACCGCCCTGATAAAGCGGAAAGCGTTGGATGTCATTGCTCCAATGGTGACCGATGGCATGGCAGAAGAATTATTAAACGTGACGTATCAAACGCCTGTACCAGAAGCGAACATTGACGAGCAGACCAAATACCTCGCCGCTCGCGATGCTGTGATCGGCGAACGATTTTATTACGCGGACGGATCTGCGCTCGTTATCCAGAAAGACACGATCGATTCCGACAACACAGTATTAGTGTTATTGGAAGGCCGAAAGGAAATCGACTTCTTTTGGGTACGCAGGCAGCAGGATGGTCAATGGAAAGTCGACGTCACCAATCTCATCAATGAACACAACGCGCCAGGTATGAAACTATTTGGCGGTATCAGACTTGGAATGAGCGCCGCTCGAGTCGAAGAGCTCATCGCAGACTACCGAAGAGCAGAAAACCTGAGGAATTTTGCATCTCAAGGATGGCTTGACGGCAATTTGGTTTTCACCTGGAACGACAGGAAGCACATTTTCCGATTCAAGAACGATGAGCTGATCACTTACATCCAAGATCCCCTGAATTCCAATTTCCCATTGGTACCCGTGAAATGA
- the truB gene encoding tRNA pseudouridine(55) synthase TruB, with the protein MFGLININKPVGWTSREAVNYVARLVGRKVKVGHAGTLDPLATGVLVVCVGPATRLEPWIHDHLKSYDATFLLGRRSDSDDLEGNVEEVEITQPITAVDLERALPEFIGQIQQVPPVYSALKIGGKRAYDLARAGTAVELPPREVLVTRLNVTSFAFPEFHLEMECGTGTYVRSIGRDLARRVGTEAVMSRLVRTKIGAFEVADGIEPEQLTKENIREHIQSPLTLLAHLPKWPVTPEEYQRLVWGQKLPCPASLQIDEGQHVSAVNDHGELAAIAALEDGKLAPQIVFKKP; encoded by the coding sequence ATGTTCGGTCTCATCAACATCAACAAGCCGGTCGGGTGGACTTCGCGCGAAGCGGTCAATTATGTGGCGCGGCTCGTGGGGCGGAAGGTGAAGGTCGGACATGCAGGGACGCTCGACCCCCTGGCAACCGGCGTCCTCGTCGTCTGCGTGGGACCGGCCACGCGGTTGGAGCCGTGGATTCACGATCATCTGAAATCGTACGACGCCACATTCCTGCTCGGCCGCCGCAGCGACTCGGATGACCTCGAAGGAAATGTCGAAGAAGTCGAGATCACGCAGCCGATCACTGCGGTCGACCTCGAACGTGCTTTGCCGGAATTCATCGGACAGATTCAACAGGTGCCCCCCGTCTATTCCGCACTGAAAATCGGCGGCAAACGGGCGTATGACCTCGCCAGGGCCGGCACGGCGGTCGAACTGCCGCCCCGCGAGGTGCTGGTCACTCGGCTGAATGTGACCTCATTCGCGTTTCCTGAATTTCATCTGGAAATGGAATGCGGCACCGGCACCTATGTGCGGTCGATCGGCCGGGATCTCGCTCGTCGGGTAGGGACGGAAGCGGTCATGTCGCGTCTGGTGCGAACGAAAATCGGCGCGTTCGAAGTGGCCGACGGAATCGAGCCGGAACAACTGACCAAAGAGAACATTCGAGAACACATTCAATCACCGCTCACGCTGCTGGCTCACTTGCCGAAATGGCCGGTGACGCCGGAAGAATATCAGCGGTTGGTCTGGGGCCAGAAACTGCCATGCCCTGCATCACTGCAAATCGATGAAGGGCAACATGTGTCGGCGGTGAACGACCACGGAGAACTGGCAGCGATTGCGGCGCTCGAAGACGGAAAGCTGGCGCCGCAGATTGTGTTTAAGAAGCCGTAA
- the sppA gene encoding signal peptide peptidase SppA gives MTQPAAAAPRQPLPIVIMQPRRRWIVGILLLMLLGSIAVNLLFAVFFADYLAEVQPPYERFHSGNMVAKDKIARLVTDFTIMPPHTHRLIEAIEHVQKKDDIKGVLLVIDSPGGLVSDSHEIYHKLLKLSEKKPIYVTMKGIAASGGYYIAMGAGAAAPIYAEPTTWTGSIGVIMPRYDAVELAHKIGVKADSLVTGPYKDSLNPIKELTPEEKAVWMTIIDDSFQRFLKVIDDSRTNLDMEQIKALATGQVYTANQALANGLVDKIGYEEDALEALKQKLGLTDVRVVNFEFPKSFTETLLGASAQMSQPDPLSRLMEASVPRAMYLFGWPTMPTYFPTR, from the coding sequence ATGACTCAGCCTGCCGCCGCTGCTCCCCGGCAACCTTTGCCGATTGTGATCATGCAACCCCGTCGCCGCTGGATTGTCGGCATCCTCTTATTGATGCTGCTCGGTTCGATCGCTGTGAATCTGCTGTTCGCGGTGTTTTTTGCCGATTACCTCGCGGAAGTTCAGCCGCCGTACGAACGATTCCATTCCGGCAACATGGTGGCGAAAGACAAAATCGCCCGACTGGTGACCGACTTCACCATCATGCCGCCGCACACGCATCGCCTGATCGAGGCCATCGAGCATGTGCAGAAGAAGGACGACATCAAAGGGGTGCTGCTGGTCATCGACAGCCCCGGCGGTCTCGTTTCCGACAGCCACGAGATCTACCACAAGCTGCTCAAGCTGAGCGAAAAGAAGCCGATCTACGTCACGATGAAGGGGATCGCCGCGTCCGGCGGTTATTACATCGCCATGGGGGCAGGGGCGGCCGCGCCGATCTATGCCGAGCCGACCACCTGGACTGGCTCCATTGGCGTCATCATGCCGCGGTACGATGCCGTTGAACTCGCTCACAAAATCGGCGTGAAGGCCGACTCACTCGTCACCGGGCCCTACAAGGACTCGCTCAATCCAATCAAGGAACTGACGCCGGAAGAAAAAGCGGTCTGGATGACGATTATTGACGACTCATTCCAGCGCTTCCTCAAGGTGATCGACGACAGCCGCACCAACCTCGACATGGAGCAGATCAAGGCGCTCGCCACAGGTCAGGTCTACACCGCCAATCAAGCCCTCGCCAACGGGCTCGTCGACAAAATCGGCTACGAAGAAGACGCTCTCGAAGCCCTCAAGCAGAAGCTGGGACTCACGGATGTCCGGGTCGTAAACTTCGAATTTCCGAAGTCGTTCACCGAGACCCTGCTGGGCGCCAGCGCCCAGATGTCCCAGCCAGACCCGTTGTCGCGTCTGATGGAAGCGAGCGTCCCCCGCGCGATGTACCTGTTCGGCTGGCCGACGATGCCGACGTATTTCCCGACAAGGTAG
- the corA gene encoding magnesium/cobalt transporter CorA → MNITPPIYKRLARKYFHRRTAPGAAPGTLVSDKSKHPTTMRTMTYGSGQLVEQKIEQLDQLPKPHDGQVVWLDITGLADAPIIEAIGKTYSLHPLALEDVLHVHQRAKVDEYGNVLFVVARMLYDDRPLDSEQVSLFLAKNMVITFQEDPGDCFDIVRERIRQGGRICARGPDYLVYALIDAIIDAYFPRLESLGTDLDDIDAQITASRGRHSLSRLHEIRRILIFLRKLLWQHRDALNVLVRQENELIAPDTHVYLRDCLDHVVQLLDVAETDRDSCIGLQELALAEIGQRTNDVMRVLTLITTVFMPLTLIAGIYGMNFDPNSSPLNMPELRWFFGYPFALSLMSILAVIMLGFFWARGWFHR, encoded by the coding sequence ATGAACATCACCCCGCCGATCTATAAACGTCTCGCGAGAAAATACTTTCATCGCCGCACCGCACCAGGCGCGGCGCCGGGCACGCTGGTCTCGGACAAGTCGAAGCATCCGACGACCATGCGGACAATGACCTACGGATCAGGCCAGTTGGTCGAGCAAAAAATCGAACAGCTCGACCAGTTGCCCAAGCCGCACGACGGGCAGGTGGTGTGGCTCGACATCACGGGTCTGGCCGACGCTCCCATCATTGAGGCCATCGGCAAAACGTACAGCCTGCACCCCCTCGCGCTGGAAGACGTGCTGCACGTTCATCAGCGGGCGAAGGTCGATGAATACGGCAACGTGTTGTTTGTGGTCGCCCGCATGCTCTACGACGACCGCCCGCTCGACAGCGAACAGGTGAGCCTGTTTCTGGCGAAAAACATGGTGATCACGTTTCAGGAAGATCCAGGCGACTGCTTCGACATCGTTCGCGAGCGGATTCGGCAAGGGGGCCGCATCTGTGCCCGCGGGCCAGACTATCTGGTCTACGCTTTGATCGATGCGATCATCGACGCCTATTTTCCGCGGCTGGAAAGTCTGGGGACCGACCTCGACGACATCGACGCCCAGATCACGGCCTCGCGCGGGCGGCATTCACTCAGTCGGCTGCATGAGATTCGCCGCATTTTGATTTTCCTGCGAAAATTGTTGTGGCAGCATCGCGACGCCCTGAACGTCCTGGTGCGGCAGGAAAATGAGCTGATCGCGCCGGACACGCATGTTTACCTTCGCGACTGCCTGGACCATGTCGTGCAGTTGCTCGACGTCGCCGAGACCGACCGCGACTCGTGCATCGGCCTGCAGGAACTGGCACTGGCCGAGATCGGGCAGCGAACCAACGACGTGATGCGGGTACTGACGCTGATCACCACGGTCTTCATGCCGCTGACCCTGATCGCAGGCATCTATGGCATGAACTTCGATCCGAACTCATCGCCGCTGAACATGCCGGAGCTGCGTTGGTTTTTCGGTTACCCCTTCGCATTGTCCCTGATGAGCATTCTGGCGGTGATCATGCTGGGGTTCTTCTGGGCGCGCGGGTGGTTCCACCGGTAG
- a CDS encoding sulfatase-like hydrolase/transferase yields MMTRNVFRPMAALFVCFAWAAICAADERPNILIFYLDDMGWAQPGCYGGKLAPTPNLDALAAGGARCTNGYVSACVCGPSRVGLMTGRYQARTGHDSNGSRGAAGNRSGRELLLSETTLGQRFKSAGYRTGIVGKWHLGDGPSYLPASRGFDYSVGSLDNLGEGKGPAFYREHELLEELEGEPITSPFYAKEACGFIEREKDHPWALTVAFNAVHTPHVASEKWLEKFSKLPAREQKYAALLAEADEAIGTVMTKLKELKQDQNTLVFCIADNGGAAPQAEMGGLRGRKWFVWEGGIRVPWIASWPGHIPAGGVIEEPVIQLDVLPTALAAAGVATQPDWQLDGVNLLPLLEGKDQTLERGPLFFRFGVQYAVRQGDWKLVKASLDMEPMLVNLATDPGEQHDLSAEQPQKKQELQALYDAWDRTMQPPRWVDQRWNGEENRKQNKAGEKPRKPKM; encoded by the coding sequence ATGATGACTCGAAACGTCTTCCGCCCGATGGCTGCGCTGTTCGTTTGTTTCGCCTGGGCCGCGATTTGCGCCGCGGACGAACGACCAAATATCTTGATCTTCTACCTCGATGATATGGGCTGGGCTCAGCCGGGGTGTTATGGGGGTAAGCTGGCGCCGACGCCCAATCTCGATGCACTCGCCGCCGGCGGGGCTCGATGCACCAACGGGTACGTCTCCGCCTGCGTCTGCGGGCCGAGTCGGGTCGGGTTGATGACCGGGCGGTATCAGGCCCGAACAGGTCATGACTCCAACGGCAGTCGGGGAGCAGCCGGCAATCGGTCAGGACGCGAGTTGCTGCTGAGCGAAACCACTTTGGGCCAGCGCTTCAAATCGGCGGGGTATCGCACGGGCATTGTCGGGAAATGGCATCTCGGGGATGGGCCCTCCTACCTGCCAGCGTCGCGGGGCTTTGATTACTCGGTCGGGTCGCTCGATAACCTCGGCGAAGGGAAGGGGCCGGCCTTCTATCGCGAGCATGAACTGCTCGAAGAACTTGAAGGCGAGCCGATTACATCACCGTTCTACGCCAAGGAAGCGTGCGGATTCATCGAACGTGAAAAGGATCACCCCTGGGCGCTCACGGTCGCGTTCAATGCCGTCCACACGCCGCATGTCGCTTCTGAAAAGTGGCTGGAGAAGTTCTCCAAGCTGCCTGCTCGTGAGCAGAAGTACGCAGCCTTGCTCGCGGAAGCCGATGAGGCCATTGGCACCGTGATGACAAAGCTCAAAGAACTAAAGCAGGACCAGAATACGCTCGTCTTCTGCATCGCCGACAACGGCGGGGCCGCACCTCAGGCCGAAATGGGGGGCCTGCGCGGGCGAAAATGGTTTGTATGGGAAGGGGGCATTCGGGTCCCCTGGATCGCGAGCTGGCCCGGTCATATCCCCGCCGGCGGCGTAATTGAAGAACCGGTGATTCAACTGGACGTCTTGCCGACTGCACTCGCTGCGGCAGGCGTGGCAACGCAACCTGATTGGCAGCTCGACGGCGTGAATCTGCTCCCCCTGCTGGAAGGCAAGGATCAGACTCTCGAACGGGGACCGCTGTTCTTTCGATTCGGCGTGCAGTACGCAGTTCGACAGGGAGACTGGAAGCTGGTCAAGGCGTCTCTCGACATGGAGCCAATGCTCGTGAACCTGGCAACCGACCCCGGCGAGCAGCACGACCTCTCCGCCGAGCAGCCGCAGAAGAAACAGGAACTCCAGGCCCTCTACGACGCCTGGGACCGCACCATGCAACCGCCCCGCTGGGTCGACCAGCGCTGGAACGGCGAAGAAAACCGCAAGCAGAACAAAGCCGGAGAAAAACCGCGCAAGCCGAAGATGTGA
- a CDS encoding serine/threonine protein kinase encodes MSTSDLPLMESGSPLGAGNVGVASSAGEELANTVVASASSVETGRAAVAVVSLLRIGRYEIEREIARGGMGVVYQAYDRELDRRAALKIIKSGVLADAQEIERFQVEAQAAARLDHPGIVPVFEVGRQDGQQFLAMAFVDGQSLWDRVKEAPLEADEAARIMQQVAAAVQSAHDRGIVHRDLKPQNILLTKDGRPRVTDFGLAKLQESNSHLTETGQTLGTPGFMPPEQAKGVTEQIGPLSDVYSLGATLYCLLTGRPPFQAANKLDTLLQVVEQSPVPPRQFNPRIPVDLETICLKCLEKSPAQRYPTAAEMADELGRFLRGEPIQARPLSYVHRCGRWCQRNPVVSGLAATLMTSLLIGTAVSIYFALLAGQRAVRAEEGTRIAVETLESVVFQMQEKLQSIPAAREARKEILSKAMEELQKLSQMQVQSQRVDIGTAVVLVRFATLIMDAGADAKLGTLATAEANLQRASEIYARCSADDPANIKIRSDWAFALMKGADLAVTMKNPARARELIPQSLALYEQLQIDAPDKSADWTKQRSQLLAIKGDLLEMSGDLSGAQAAFREAKQLALSLRSQDPDNSDYVDLLIFGLEKEADVTFAIGDIPAARELYVENLKLNQDYLNSSPTDPIRMMSVSICYERMGDFESHLGRDAVALDYFEREFEITLQAIEADPKNQRYRDELRTAISKLSQQYAKLNRGEEAGLIEKRVQERLAKSGLGNQP; translated from the coding sequence ATGTCGACTTCGGATCTTCCGCTGATGGAGTCGGGTTCCCCGTTGGGCGCGGGGAATGTCGGCGTAGCGTCGTCGGCCGGGGAGGAGTTGGCGAATACGGTTGTCGCCAGTGCCAGCAGTGTCGAGACGGGGCGTGCGGCCGTGGCTGTGGTTTCCTTGCTGCGCATCGGTCGGTATGAGATCGAGCGGGAGATTGCACGCGGCGGGATGGGGGTCGTTTATCAGGCGTACGACCGCGAACTCGATCGCCGCGCGGCTCTCAAAATCATTAAGTCAGGCGTGCTGGCCGACGCTCAGGAAATCGAACGGTTTCAGGTCGAGGCACAGGCCGCTGCGCGGCTCGATCATCCCGGTATCGTGCCCGTGTTTGAAGTGGGCCGTCAGGACGGGCAACAGTTTCTGGCAATGGCCTTTGTCGACGGCCAGAGTTTATGGGATCGGGTGAAAGAGGCCCCGCTGGAAGCGGATGAGGCCGCCAGAATCATGCAACAGGTGGCTGCTGCGGTGCAGTCGGCCCATGATCGGGGGATCGTGCATCGCGACCTCAAGCCGCAGAACATCCTGCTGACCAAAGACGGGCGGCCCCGCGTCACCGATTTCGGCCTGGCAAAACTGCAGGAGAGCAATTCGCATCTGACCGAGACAGGCCAGACGCTGGGGACGCCTGGTTTCATGCCGCCGGAACAGGCCAAAGGGGTGACCGAGCAAATTGGTCCGCTGTCGGACGTGTATTCGCTGGGAGCAACGCTGTATTGCCTGCTGACGGGCCGTCCTCCTTTTCAAGCGGCAAACAAACTCGACACGCTATTGCAGGTGGTCGAGCAGTCGCCCGTCCCGCCGCGGCAATTCAACCCGCGGATTCCGGTCGATCTCGAAACGATCTGTCTGAAGTGCCTCGAAAAATCGCCTGCCCAGCGCTATCCCACGGCCGCTGAGATGGCGGACGAACTGGGACGGTTTCTTCGCGGAGAACCGATTCAGGCTCGCCCGTTAAGCTATGTGCATCGCTGCGGGCGGTGGTGCCAGAGAAATCCCGTCGTCTCTGGGCTGGCCGCGACCCTGATGACCAGCCTGCTGATCGGGACGGCGGTCTCCATCTACTTTGCGCTACTGGCCGGTCAGCGGGCGGTGCGTGCCGAGGAAGGGACGCGGATTGCCGTCGAAACGCTGGAGTCGGTGGTCTTTCAGATGCAGGAGAAGTTGCAGTCGATTCCTGCGGCGCGTGAAGCACGAAAAGAAATCCTTTCGAAGGCGATGGAGGAACTGCAAAAACTCTCGCAGATGCAGGTGCAGTCGCAACGGGTCGACATCGGCACGGCGGTTGTGCTGGTGCGGTTTGCCACGTTGATCATGGACGCCGGCGCCGATGCGAAGCTGGGGACCCTCGCCACCGCCGAGGCCAATCTGCAACGCGCGAGCGAGATTTATGCCCGCTGCAGCGCCGACGATCCTGCGAACATCAAGATTCGTTCGGACTGGGCGTTCGCGCTGATGAAAGGCGCAGACCTGGCCGTCACCATGAAGAATCCGGCCCGTGCCCGCGAGTTGATTCCGCAGTCGCTGGCCCTCTATGAACAATTGCAGATCGATGCCCCGGACAAGTCGGCGGATTGGACCAAGCAGCGATCGCAATTGCTGGCGATCAAAGGCGATCTCCTGGAGATGTCGGGTGATCTCAGCGGGGCGCAAGCCGCGTTTCGCGAAGCCAAACAATTAGCGCTGTCGCTGCGTTCGCAAGACCCCGACAATTCAGACTACGTCGACCTGTTGATTTTTGGTCTGGAGAAAGAAGCCGACGTCACCTTCGCAATCGGCGACATCCCGGCCGCGCGAGAACTGTACGTAGAGAACCTGAAGCTCAATCAGGACTATCTCAACAGCAGTCCCACAGATCCGATACGGATGATGAGCGTGTCGATCTGTTACGAACGGATGGGTGATTTTGAGTCGCATCTAGGACGCGATGCCGTGGCCCTCGACTACTTCGAGCGCGAATTCGAGATCACACTGCAGGCGATTGAGGCCGACCCCAAAAATCAGCGCTATCGCGACGAACTCCGCACGGCGATCTCGAAGTTGTCGCAACAGTACGCAAAACTGAATCGCGGTGAAGAAGCGGGCCTGATTGAGAAACGCGTGCAGGAAAGACTGGCGAAGAGCGGTTTAGGAAACCAGCCGTAA
- a CDS encoding YHS domain-containing protein, producing the protein MTLYRNMTKTTRPYVLASAAGAALCSWAVSASAQQPLPGTVVNGQYVQEPAHLQQAQQGVRPLAPANNVSLAAGQTVSTQYPNYQQQYSPPGTPPVSSGAPQQYAQPQTSYASQQVQPPQQPQQPHDSGRPQIGFMDRLGKVFRGGRGPAPVDPGMNYPKASQAPPQAPGVNLSALPPSIPSQSQVQAQAQAGGIPSMPPIPPGPPANTQPGLFQPPVSANPIADLVPPEPGTTMAQIPAIPPAPVTAQQPQLKNIPELKQMMEAGNSVAAVPAPPAAPASNLPKLDFNAPLPAPNKAIAPGEPTEVKTAAAPAVAAPVAAPKSADPFANLFPGDNKGETKTAANDAAAAKPAGSPYTGLTLDSDAAAKPAKEMQILPPEPSDAASTKMAKTELTPAITPAPKVEPATPGKPMEKPMLDLSVPSDLPKLSAASSTSNEIEIKPAPAKEKAPVDAEQKSKFDRIAARKGEKGLKGFCPVVLRDERDLVDSVDEFSVIYNGRRYEFASQESMEKFLAEPIKYAPAAGCCDVIHLALTGEKQEGSLDHAVWYKGRLYLFSGVETMETFVAAPSSHATND; encoded by the coding sequence ATGACGCTCTATCGCAACATGACCAAAACCACGCGTCCCTACGTTCTGGCTTCCGCCGCCGGCGCGGCACTTTGCTCCTGGGCCGTCTCGGCCAGTGCGCAGCAGCCCCTGCCAGGCACAGTTGTCAACGGGCAATATGTGCAGGAACCCGCCCACCTGCAGCAGGCACAACAAGGGGTTCGTCCCCTGGCTCCGGCGAATAATGTGTCGCTCGCCGCCGGGCAGACTGTCTCGACGCAGTACCCCAACTACCAGCAGCAGTACTCCCCCCCGGGAACACCGCCGGTCAGCAGCGGGGCTCCTCAGCAATATGCTCAGCCGCAGACATCCTACGCCAGTCAGCAGGTTCAGCCGCCGCAACAGCCGCAGCAGCCCCACGACAGCGGCCGTCCGCAAATTGGATTCATGGACCGCCTGGGCAAGGTCTTCCGCGGCGGACGCGGGCCTGCTCCAGTCGATCCCGGGATGAACTACCCGAAGGCCTCACAGGCTCCGCCGCAGGCCCCAGGCGTCAATCTTTCGGCTCTGCCGCCGAGCATTCCTTCACAATCGCAAGTTCAGGCACAGGCGCAGGCTGGTGGAATTCCCTCCATGCCGCCGATCCCGCCGGGACCGCCTGCCAACACGCAGCCTGGCCTCTTCCAGCCGCCTGTCTCGGCCAATCCGATTGCCGATCTGGTTCCGCCAGAACCGGGCACGACGATGGCCCAGATTCCGGCCATCCCGCCGGCGCCTGTGACTGCACAGCAGCCGCAGCTCAAGAACATTCCTGAACTCAAGCAGATGATGGAAGCCGGCAATAGCGTCGCCGCAGTGCCTGCACCGCCCGCCGCTCCGGCCTCGAACTTGCCGAAGCTTGACTTCAATGCTCCGCTGCCGGCTCCGAACAAGGCCATCGCACCGGGCGAACCGACCGAAGTGAAGACGGCTGCAGCACCGGCTGTCGCGGCTCCTGTCGCCGCGCCGAAATCGGCTGACCCGTTTGCGAATCTGTTCCCCGGCGACAACAAGGGGGAAACCAAAACGGCGGCCAACGATGCCGCTGCCGCCAAGCCGGCCGGCTCGCCGTACACTGGTCTCACCCTCGATAGCGATGCTGCCGCCAAACCGGCGAAGGAGATGCAGATTCTGCCTCCCGAACCGAGCGACGCCGCTTCGACCAAAATGGCGAAGACCGAGTTGACCCCGGCCATTACTCCGGCTCCCAAAGTCGAACCGGCCACGCCTGGCAAGCCGATGGAAAAGCCGATGCTCGACCTGTCGGTGCCGTCTGACCTGCCGAAACTGTCGGCCGCCAGCAGCACCAGCAACGAGATCGAAATCAAACCGGCTCCGGCCAAAGAAAAGGCCCCCGTCGATGCCGAGCAGAAGTCCAAGTTTGACCGCATCGCCGCCCGTAAGGGTGAAAAAGGACTCAAGGGGTTCTGCCCGGTGGTGCTGCGGGATGAACGCGATCTGGTCGATTCCGTCGACGAATTCAGCGTGATCTACAACGGCCGCCGGTACGAGTTCGCTTCGCAGGAATCGATGGAGAAGTTCCTCGCCGAGCCGATCAAGTACGCCCCGGCCGCAGGCTGCTGCGACGTGATCCACCTCGCCCTCACCGGCGAAAAGCAGGAAGGCTCGCTGGACCATGCGGTGTGGTACAAAGGTCGCCTGTACCTGTTCTCCGGAGTGGAAACGATGGAAACCTTCGTCGCCGCCCCGAGCAGCCACGCCACGAACGACTGA
- the dprA gene encoding DNA-processing protein DprA — protein sequence MPSLDAESLALLQLNLTSGIGPRLQSLLLARFGTAQAIFAASGSEILQVDGIGPKASAAIVSGRNLSDAQEEWNRCCETNTKIIFRHAKDYPPSLNETSDPPPVLYIRGDVLEQDLMAVAIVGSRQCTHYGRTIAHSLANQLARAGVTVVSGLARGIDAAAHRGAIEAQGRTFAVCAPGLAHIYPAEHKQLAEEVTQQGALITESPLDRSAQRGLFPQRNRIIAGLSLGVIIVEATRTSGSLHTARHAMEQGRDVFAVPGRIDTVSSEGCHDLIRDGAVLVRRVEDILDALSPALRPVKTNPQTVVAVARELNLNDQERTVLNLVDFSATSIDAVLNRAEMEASRVLSTLTVLEMKRLVRRLPGGNVERVTG from the coding sequence ATGCCCTCTCTCGACGCCGAATCTCTCGCGCTCCTGCAACTGAATCTCACCTCGGGCATTGGGCCGCGGTTGCAGTCGTTGTTGCTGGCGCGGTTCGGGACGGCGCAGGCGATCTTTGCGGCCAGCGGTTCTGAGATTCTGCAGGTCGATGGCATTGGCCCCAAGGCCTCCGCGGCGATTGTCAGCGGGAGAAACCTGTCGGATGCACAAGAGGAATGGAACCGGTGCTGCGAGACGAACACGAAGATCATCTTTCGTCATGCCAAAGATTATCCGCCGTCGCTCAATGAAACCTCCGATCCTCCGCCTGTGCTGTATATTCGTGGGGACGTGCTGGAGCAGGATCTGATGGCCGTCGCGATTGTCGGCTCACGGCAATGTACGCATTACGGCCGCACGATTGCCCACTCGTTGGCGAATCAACTCGCTCGCGCGGGAGTGACGGTGGTCAGCGGTCTCGCCAGGGGAATCGACGCGGCTGCCCATCGCGGCGCCATCGAAGCCCAGGGGCGGACGTTTGCCGTCTGCGCGCCGGGCCTGGCTCATATCTATCCCGCTGAACACAAACAACTGGCCGAGGAAGTGACGCAGCAAGGGGCGTTGATCACCGAGTCGCCGCTCGACCGATCGGCACAGCGCGGGCTATTTCCGCAACGCAACCGGATCATTGCAGGGTTGTCGCTGGGAGTGATCATTGTCGAGGCGACGAGAACCAGCGGGTCGCTGCATACGGCCCGTCATGCGATGGAGCAGGGCCGCGACGTGTTTGCAGTCCCTGGCCGGATTGATACCGTGAGCAGCGAAGGCTGCCACGACTTGATTCGCGACGGCGCGGTTCTGGTGCGACGGGTAGAAGATATTCTCGATGCACTCAGCCCGGCGCTGCGACCGGTGAAAACCAATCCGCAAACGGTTGTAGCGGTCGCCAGGGAATTGAATTTGAACGATCAGGAGCGGACCGTGCTGAATCTTGTCGATTTTTCGGCAACATCAATCGACGCCGTACTGAATCGAGCGGAGATGGAGGCGTCGCGAGTGCTGTCGACGCTGACCGTACTCGAAATGAAACGACTGGTCCGACGCTTGCCCGGCGGGAATGTCGAACGGGTCACCGGCTGA